A window from Vulcanimicrobium alpinum encodes these proteins:
- a CDS encoding site-2 protease family protein, producing the protein MSRLTLTLGRVFDIRVGVHASWLFVYVLLAVALANELGAEPRPAALAFGALTALALFASVVAHEFAHALVARRYGVKTSEITLFLFGGVATLENEPPTPQADAAIAIAGPALSGLLACAFFGAAFAIGHAFPGLGHGDAVRLASYVAIANAVLAVFNAIPAYPMDGGRVLRGLLWHRFRDPLAATTIAARVGMGFALAFIVAAVLTAAATQDAFYLWYLLLGTFLLHQGWSSERTMRRIRARDVEVGAAA; encoded by the coding sequence TTGAGTCGCCTTACGTTAACACTCGGCCGCGTTTTCGACATTCGCGTCGGCGTGCACGCGTCGTGGCTGTTCGTCTACGTGCTGCTCGCGGTCGCGCTCGCGAACGAACTGGGAGCAGAGCCCCGCCCCGCGGCGCTCGCGTTCGGCGCCCTCACCGCGCTCGCACTCTTCGCCAGCGTCGTCGCCCATGAGTTCGCGCACGCGCTCGTCGCCCGCCGCTACGGCGTGAAGACCAGCGAGATCACGCTGTTTCTCTTCGGAGGCGTCGCGACGCTCGAGAACGAGCCGCCGACGCCGCAAGCCGACGCGGCGATCGCGATCGCCGGACCGGCGCTCAGCGGTCTGCTCGCCTGCGCTTTCTTCGGCGCAGCGTTCGCGATCGGTCACGCCTTCCCGGGGCTCGGGCACGGCGACGCCGTGCGCCTCGCGAGCTACGTCGCGATCGCCAACGCCGTGCTGGCGGTCTTCAACGCGATCCCGGCATACCCGATGGACGGCGGGCGCGTCCTGCGCGGGCTGCTGTGGCACCGCTTCCGCGACCCGCTCGCGGCGACGACGATCGCCGCACGCGTCGGGATGGGCTTCGCGCTCGCGTTCATCGTCGCGGCCGTCCTGACCGCGGCTGCCACGCAGGACGCATTCTACCTGTGGTATCTGCTGCTCGGGACGTTTCTGCTCCATCAGGGATGGTCGAGCGAGCGGACGATGCGGCGCATCCGCGCACGCGACGTGGAGGTCGGCGCCGCCGCGTAG
- the csaB gene encoding polysaccharide pyruvyl transferase CsaB, protein MAAGPRFLLSGYYGFGNLGDEALLEVIVERLRRRWPGCAVDVLSGDPPATARTYGVEATPRMEIGRVRGAIERADVILSGGGGLLQNVTSLRSLLYYTNVIRTAIRAGKPTMVFAQSVGPLDFWGRAVVRNFCRGIAAATVRDERSRALLQSLLPGVQVERTADPVFLFEPSTEPLDLKAEGLADDDAPLVVVSVRKWAGGDATTAAMASVVDRLAARHGARVAFLPLGGPPDAEVSTTIIRRCASTPVLLPDYTLPQAAQVIGRASLVIGMRLHALIIAARLGVPFLALPYDPKVEALCADLRYPAGPLFTPGQPAPPPTELARRLDDAWERRAQLAAHLRSVRPEIERLAERNFDVLNELVTRPTHSAAGSER, encoded by the coding sequence GTGGCGGCCGGACCGCGCTTCCTGCTCAGCGGCTACTACGGCTTCGGCAATCTCGGCGACGAGGCGCTGCTGGAGGTCATCGTCGAGCGCCTGCGCCGCCGCTGGCCCGGCTGCGCGGTCGACGTGCTGAGCGGCGATCCGCCGGCGACGGCTCGGACCTACGGCGTCGAAGCGACGCCGCGGATGGAGATCGGCCGCGTTCGCGGCGCGATCGAACGCGCCGACGTGATCCTCTCCGGCGGCGGCGGACTGCTCCAGAACGTCACCAGCCTGCGCAGCCTGCTGTATTACACCAACGTGATCCGCACCGCGATCCGGGCCGGCAAGCCGACGATGGTCTTCGCGCAGTCCGTCGGCCCTCTGGACTTCTGGGGGCGCGCGGTGGTGCGGAATTTCTGCCGCGGGATCGCCGCGGCGACGGTCCGCGACGAGCGCTCGCGTGCGCTGCTGCAGTCGCTCCTTCCCGGCGTGCAGGTCGAACGGACCGCCGATCCGGTGTTCCTGTTCGAACCGTCGACGGAGCCGCTCGACCTCAAGGCCGAGGGATTGGCCGACGACGACGCGCCGCTGGTCGTCGTCTCGGTGCGCAAGTGGGCCGGCGGCGACGCGACGACCGCGGCGATGGCCTCGGTCGTCGACCGGCTCGCCGCGCGGCACGGCGCGCGGGTCGCGTTTCTCCCGCTCGGCGGTCCGCCCGACGCCGAAGTGTCGACGACGATCATCCGGCGCTGCGCCTCGACGCCGGTGCTGCTGCCCGACTACACCCTCCCGCAAGCGGCGCAGGTGATCGGGCGCGCGTCGCTGGTGATCGGGATGCGCCTGCACGCGCTCATCATCGCCGCGCGGCTGGGCGTTCCGTTTCTGGCGCTGCCGTACGATCCCAAAGTCGAAGCGCTCTGCGCCGACCTGCGTTATCCGGCGGGACCGCTCTTCACGCCCGGCCAGCCGGCACCGCCGCCCACCGAACTCGCGCGCCGCCTCGACGACGCGTGGGAGCGCCGCGCGCAGCTCGCCGCGCATCTGCGCAGCGTTCGCCCGGAGATCGAGCGGCTTGCCGAGCGCAACTTTGACGTCTTGAACGAACTCGTGACACGGCCGACACATTCGGCAGCAGGGTCGGAACGCTGA
- a CDS encoding DUF5693 family protein, whose product MTYRRLLFVLLAVGLLGSLFVAVRRERHEHRANRVEIVMDDQDFQSLARSYAYDQRALLVALRRAGLTSLAVQEELGGAVSTSSTAAVYPGTTLLAQAKLSRFSDPVFAKLAANGIRSDEVYLVAYDAPTAARYTQQLALKFSPRAVRVLRRGTPTVFAIRTQADYFTTVGLGLPGDRVALAHQLGLKLVPRLQNDERFQAPQIGALLHDAAYKHDAHTVVFFGLRNQVLGYPDAIDDTARLMRAEKLNFGTIETYDPKQDQAGNQSLATALPAGTVRVQAIAKPEQDKLRPEEIVQRYDLGVRERNVRVVYLRPFGHQWAGRSIEATNVELVKEIRDGIRKAGLTVGAASPFETFVTRWWEIAFASLAVPAILLILLDLFGVRGSRWIAAFVAVDLALVLGGYAVHHDMAARKALALLAAIAFPIAGFAAIAYAFRAPRPASLGAAIVDGIQVLAIATVVTLAGALVVVGLMSTPLTMLEIDRFTGVRLVLVGSPIVALLLYLFTSRWNARVTVERLGETPVTVLQLVAGVVLVGAGYLVLVRSGNQSDIAPSTFELALRAHLTTLLQVRPRFKEFVLGFPALMLLPSLVPADRVRWGWLFALAIGVGLGDIVDTFSHLHTHLSISVLRLVNGAVIGVVIGAIAVAAYRRLRKP is encoded by the coding sequence GTGACCTATCGCCGTCTCCTTTTCGTGCTGCTCGCCGTCGGGCTGCTCGGGTCGCTGTTCGTTGCGGTGCGCCGCGAGCGGCACGAGCATCGCGCCAACCGCGTCGAGATCGTGATGGACGATCAGGACTTTCAATCGCTCGCGCGCTCCTACGCGTACGACCAGCGCGCGCTGCTCGTCGCGCTGCGGCGCGCGGGGTTGACGTCGCTCGCGGTCCAGGAAGAACTCGGCGGCGCGGTCAGCACGTCGTCGACGGCGGCGGTGTATCCGGGGACGACGCTGCTCGCGCAGGCGAAGCTGTCCCGCTTCTCCGATCCGGTCTTCGCGAAGCTTGCGGCCAACGGCATCCGCAGCGATGAGGTGTATCTGGTCGCGTACGATGCGCCGACGGCGGCGCGCTACACGCAGCAGCTCGCGCTGAAGTTTTCGCCGCGCGCGGTGCGCGTGCTGCGCCGCGGAACGCCGACCGTGTTCGCGATCCGCACGCAGGCCGACTACTTCACGACGGTCGGCCTCGGCCTTCCCGGCGACCGCGTCGCGCTCGCGCACCAGCTCGGGCTCAAGCTCGTCCCGCGGCTGCAGAACGACGAACGCTTCCAAGCCCCGCAGATCGGGGCGCTCCTGCACGACGCGGCGTACAAGCACGACGCGCACACCGTGGTGTTCTTCGGCTTGCGCAATCAGGTGCTGGGCTATCCCGACGCGATCGACGACACCGCGCGCCTGATGCGCGCCGAGAAGCTCAACTTCGGGACGATCGAGACCTACGATCCCAAACAGGACCAGGCCGGAAACCAATCGCTCGCAACGGCGCTCCCCGCCGGCACCGTGCGCGTGCAGGCGATCGCGAAGCCCGAACAGGACAAACTGCGCCCCGAAGAGATCGTCCAGCGCTACGATCTGGGCGTGCGCGAGCGCAACGTGCGCGTCGTGTACCTGCGCCCGTTCGGACACCAGTGGGCGGGACGTTCGATCGAAGCGACCAACGTCGAACTCGTCAAAGAGATCCGCGACGGGATCCGCAAAGCCGGGCTGACCGTCGGTGCGGCATCGCCGTTCGAGACGTTCGTGACGCGCTGGTGGGAGATCGCGTTCGCATCGCTCGCGGTCCCGGCGATCCTGCTGATCCTGCTCGACCTCTTCGGCGTGCGCGGCTCGCGCTGGATTGCCGCGTTCGTCGCCGTCGATCTCGCGCTCGTGCTGGGCGGCTACGCCGTCCATCACGACATGGCGGCGCGTAAAGCGCTCGCGCTGCTGGCCGCGATCGCGTTTCCGATCGCGGGTTTTGCGGCGATCGCGTACGCATTTCGCGCGCCGCGCCCCGCATCGCTCGGCGCGGCGATCGTCGATGGGATCCAAGTGCTGGCGATCGCGACCGTCGTGACGCTCGCCGGCGCGCTCGTCGTCGTCGGGCTGATGTCGACGCCGCTGACGATGCTCGAAATCGATCGCTTCACCGGCGTGCGGCTGGTGCTGGTCGGCTCGCCGATCGTCGCGCTGCTGCTCTATCTGTTCACATCGCGCTGGAACGCGCGCGTCACGGTCGAACGGCTCGGCGAGACGCCCGTGACGGTGCTGCAGCTCGTCGCCGGCGTCGTGCTGGTCGGCGCGGGATATCTCGTCCTCGTGCGGAGCGGCAACCAAAGCGATATCGCGCCGTCGACGTTCGAGCTGGCGCTGCGCGCGCACCTGACGACGCTGCTCCAAGTGCGGCCGCGCTTCAAGGAGTTCGTGCTCGGGTTCCCGGCGCTGATGCTGCTCCCGTCGCTCGTGCCGGCGGACCGCGTGCGCTGGGGCTGGCTCTTCGCGCTCGCGATCGGCGTGGGGCTCGGCGACATCGTCGACACGTTCTCGCACCTGCACACGCATCTCAGCATCTCGGTGCTGCGGCTCGTCAACGGCGCCGTGATCGGCGTCGTGATCGGCGCGATCGCCGTCGCGGCGTACCGCCGCTTGCGGAAGCCGTGA
- a CDS encoding alpha/beta hydrolase, translated as MSELLRLPGGAVLHVHGPAAAPPILFLHGVGGGAWSWAPQVAEFASDRRVYVWEARGHGDAARVDDAGLADYAVDAQEAFDAVRVASPAPVALTGHSMGGLLALALAGRQPSAVGALALIDPVYAEANEAHVPPPLRPLARALAAPLVGSLERGGPVATWISRSIFFRSFADRAEAERWWPVQRAQVPLEYPRMVLEGIGGVEGFTLDGLADRIIAPTLVLNGRFSALATRLHERLGPRFIEDRIPGGHYLQLDRPAAVSERLRRFLAEHAAP; from the coding sequence ATGAGCGAGCTGCTGCGGTTGCCCGGAGGCGCCGTCCTCCACGTGCACGGGCCTGCCGCGGCGCCGCCGATTCTGTTCCTGCACGGCGTGGGCGGGGGGGCCTGGTCGTGGGCGCCGCAGGTCGCGGAGTTCGCTTCGGATCGGCGCGTCTACGTCTGGGAAGCGCGCGGACACGGTGACGCGGCGCGCGTTGACGATGCCGGACTCGCCGACTACGCGGTCGACGCGCAGGAAGCGTTCGACGCGGTCCGCGTTGCGTCGCCAGCCCCGGTCGCGCTCACGGGCCACTCGATGGGCGGCCTCCTCGCGCTCGCACTGGCCGGCCGTCAACCGTCCGCGGTCGGCGCGCTCGCGCTGATCGATCCGGTCTACGCGGAAGCGAACGAAGCGCACGTGCCGCCGCCGTTGCGCCCGCTCGCGCGCGCGCTCGCAGCGCCGCTGGTCGGCTCGCTCGAGCGCGGCGGTCCGGTCGCAACGTGGATCTCGCGCTCGATCTTTTTTCGCTCCTTCGCGGATCGCGCCGAAGCGGAGCGCTGGTGGCCGGTGCAGCGCGCGCAAGTGCCGCTCGAGTATCCGCGGATGGTCCTCGAGGGGATCGGCGGCGTCGAGGGGTTCACGCTCGACGGCCTCGCCGATCGCATCATCGCGCCGACGCTCGTCCTCAACGGCCGCTTCTCCGCGCTCGCAACGCGCCTGCACGAACGGCTGGGGCCGCGTTTCATCGAAGATCGCATCCCCGGCGGCCACTATCTGCAACTCGATCGGCCGGCCGCGGTGAGCGAGCGGTTACGGCGCTTTCTTGCAGAACACGCCGCGCCGTGA